The DNA region ACTAAACCCGTACGATCCCTCCAACTCGCTATATACCAGCTATGTAACGAGTGGCCCGCTTAACATTTCGGTTCAGATTCAGAAAGAACCCCTGGTGGGCGGATTCGGATTTGGTGCCCGTACCACCTTGCTGGGCTATTTCGTGCGCGGCGATGTGGCCTGGGGTGTGGAAGACCGAAAACTGGGTAAGCCCCTGTTCTACCTGTCGTTTAACCTTGATTTCTAACCATTTCGAAGCATGACCCTGAGTACAGCGCTTTTATTGATAGCCATTGGCCTGTTTGCCGGAGTTTTCAGCGGCATGATCGGCCTGGGCGGTGGTTTGATCATCATCCCGGCGCTCATCTATCTCCTTCACCTCGACCAACATACCGCCCAGGGCACCTCCCTGGCCATCATGCTACCTCCCATCGGCCTGATGGCTGCAATCAACTATTACAAAGCAGGCGCACTCAACATCCGGTATGCCGCCCTGATCGCTATTGCCTTTTTCATCGGCGGATGGTTTGGTTCGAAGCTGGCCCTCAACATCTCCGGAGATATGCTTCGTAAAATATTCGCTATCAGCTTATTAGCCGTTGCAATCCGGATGTTGTTCGACTGAGCTTCCTCCGTCGCACCCCATGCCAAACATGCTTTGAAAAAATTAACATGCGTTCTGGGATAGCCTGAAGCGCTCATTTGGCCTGAATAAGCGAAGTTATCAACAAAATCCTGTTAAAATTTTGTCGGGCAGCCTGCGGCAAAACTGATATATATTGCGCTTCCTTTCGGGCAAAATCAACTGACAAGTAATAATTAAAAAACCTGCTGAATTACAGCGTATTCAAAAAGCAAACCTACCCTGGCCATGGAACGAAACCTCTTTTCGGATTTGGAAACTTCTGATATTCAGCAAAAAGAACAATCACAAAAAGATCAACCTTTCTACGAAAAACTAAAGGAACTGCGTATGAGAACTGAACTCAGGGAAGTGAAAGAGACCGTGGAGGCATCCACTTTGGCGGGATCCCCGGTTGCCGAAGCGCCGGCTCCCAAACCAAAGCCCAAAAAGACTTATACCCATGAAGAAGTGCTTCGTGCCGCCACAGAATATTTCAAAGGTGATGTGCTGGCTGCCAACGTATGGATGAACAAATATGCCCTCAAGGACAGCCTGGGCAATCTGTACGAGCTTACACCGGACGATATGCACAGGCGCCTGGCTGCCGAAATTCACCGTATCGAAAAGAAATATTCCAATCCCATGTCGGAGGATGAAATCTTTGAAGTGCTCAAAGATTTCCGCTACATCGTGCCTCAGGGAAGTCCGATGGCCGGCATTGGCAACGACTTTCAGGTGTCGTCCCTGTCCAACTGTTTCGTTATCGGCAACGACGGGCCATCCGATTCCTACGGAGGAATCATGAAGATTGACCAGGAGCAGGTTCAGCTGATGAAGCGCCGCGGAGGTGTAGGCCACGACCTTTCGCACATCAGGCCTACCGGAAGTCCTGTGAAAAACAGTGCACTTACCTCAACCGGTGTGGTACCTTTCATGGAACGCTACAGCAACAGCACGCGCGAAGTGGCTCAGGATGGCCGCCGGGGCGCCCTCATGCTTACCATAAGTGTAAAACACCCCGACGCTGAGCGGTTTATTGATGCCAAGATGGAAGCAGGCAAAGTTACCGGCGCCAATGTGTCGGTGCGCATCACCGACGAATTCATGTGGGCTGTGGTCGAAAACAAGCCATTCAGGCAGCAGTATCCCATCGATTCGGACAATCCTATGTTTGTGCAGGACATTGATGCACGCAAACTTTGGAACAAAATCATCCACAACGCCTGGGCATCGGCCGAGCCTGGCATTCTGTTCTGGGATACCGTGATCCGCGAGAGCATACCCGATTGCTATGCCGATCTCGGATTCCGCACCCTGAGCACCAACCCCTGCGGCGAAATCCCGCTTTGTGCCTACGACAGCTGCCGCCTGCTTGCCATCAATCTCTACAGTTATGTAGAAAAGCCTTTTACACCCGAAGCTTCTTTCAATGCCGAGCTCTTTGCCAAACACGCCCGCATTGCCCAGCGCATCATGGACGACATTGTGGATCTGGAAGTTGAGAAAGTTGATGCCATCATCCAAAAAATTCTTGATGACCCCGAGTCGCTCGAGGTGAAAGGCGTGGAGCTGAGATTGTGGGAAAACATCCGGAAGAAAGCGCTTCAGGGACGCCGCACAGGCATCGGCATAACCGCCGAAGGCGATATGCTGGCCGCGCTTGGACTGCGCTACGGTTCGCCCGAAGCCATCAGCTTCAGCACCGAAGTGCACAAGCTGCTGGCACTCGAAGTGTATCGCTCATCGGTTGACATGGCCGAAGAGCGCGGCGCATTTGAAATTTATGATGCCCAACGCGAAAAAGACAACCCTTTCATACGCAGGATTGCCGAAAGTGCACCCAAATTGTACGAAAAGATGACCCGGGTGGGCCGCCGCAACATCTCGATGCTCACCATCGCCCCGACAGGCAGCGTGAGCATCCTCACCCAAACCACCTCCGGCATCGAACCCGTGTTTATGGTGAGCTACAAACGCAGGCGCAAGGTGAACCCCAACGACCGCAACGTCACAGTGAGCTTTGTGGACGAAGTGGGCGACTCCTGGGAAGAATACAATGTGTTCCACCCGCGTTTCGAAACCTGGCTCGAAGTGAACGGATACGACGTAAACGCAGTAAAATCGTACCCCGATGACAAGCTCAAGGCCATCATCGCCAAGTCGCCTTATTACAAAGCCACTTCAAACGACATCGACTGGGTGAGTAAAGTGAAAATGCAGGGCGACATCCAGAAATGGGTTGACCATTCCATCAGCGTTACCGTGAACGTGCCCAGCGATGTGACCGAAGAACTGGTGAGCAAGATCTATCAGACGGCCTGGGAAAGTGGCTGCAAAGGCATGACCATTTACCGCGACGGCTCGCGCTCGGGCGTGCTGATCAGCAACGACGACAAGAAAAAGAAAAAAGAAGACGAAACCGAATTCAGGGAAACCAACGCCCCGCCGCGGCCCAAACGTCTCGAAGCCGACGTGGTACGCTTCCAGAACAATTACGAAAAATGGATTGCCGTGGTAGGTAAACTCAACGGACGACCCTACGAAATATTCACCGGTAAGGCCGACGACTTCTACCTGCCACCATGGGTGGAAACCGGCTGGGTGATCCGCGAAAAAAACAAAGGCGAAAAAGCACGCTACGACTTCCAGTTCGAAGACAAGCAGGGCTACAAAGTAACCATCGAAGGATTGTCGCGCTCGTTCAACAAAGAATTCTGGAACTACGCCAAACTGATTTCAGGAATCCTGCGCCACGGCATGCCGCTGCCTTATGTGATTGAACTGGTCGAAAACCTTACCCTCGATACCGACAACATCAACACCTGGAAAAACGGCGTAGTCAGGGCGCTCAAGCGCTACATCCCCGACGGAACCCGGGCCGAAGGCAAACTATGCCCCGAGTGTAACGACACCGACAGCCTGGTCTATCAGGATGGATGCCTCACCTGCAAGTCGTGCGGATATTCGAAGTGCGGTTGACATTTCCCTGAATAAATTTTCAAACCCGGCTTATCACCGGGTTTTTTATTTTTCCAGCGGATCTGGTGGCAGTTGCCTGAGATCTTTCAGTATGAAAACGAAATGCCGCTTTGCAGGCTTGCCGTTTCGCATGATGGTCACCGTATCCACGGCAATGATTTCGGAAAACATCGGGCCGTAGATTTCGGCCGGATGCTTGTAATCGCGGCTGTTGGTGAGGTACCAATAGTCGGCTCCCTGCCGGAGCCCACCTCGCAACCTGTTGATCCACATATATTTATGCAAACGATGAGGTTCACCTATTCCGAATGCCTGCAAACCCAGCGGCCTGGCAATGTAATAATCGTAATTGGCCAGCGGAAACCAGTTTTCGCCCACCAGTCCGGCTTCATTAGCCATA from Bacteroidota bacterium includes:
- a CDS encoding sulfite exporter TauE/SafE family protein produces the protein MSTALLLIAIGLFAGVFSGMIGLGGGLIIIPALIYLLHLDQHTAQGTSLAIMLPPIGLMAAINYYKAGALNIRYAALIAIAFFIGGWFGSKLALNISGDMLRKIFAISLLAVAIRMLFD
- a CDS encoding adenosylcobalamin-dependent ribonucleoside-diphosphate reductase codes for the protein MRTELREVKETVEASTLAGSPVAEAPAPKPKPKKTYTHEEVLRAATEYFKGDVLAANVWMNKYALKDSLGNLYELTPDDMHRRLAAEIHRIEKKYSNPMSEDEIFEVLKDFRYIVPQGSPMAGIGNDFQVSSLSNCFVIGNDGPSDSYGGIMKIDQEQVQLMKRRGGVGHDLSHIRPTGSPVKNSALTSTGVVPFMERYSNSTREVAQDGRRGALMLTISVKHPDAERFIDAKMEAGKVTGANVSVRITDEFMWAVVENKPFRQQYPIDSDNPMFVQDIDARKLWNKIIHNAWASAEPGILFWDTVIRESIPDCYADLGFRTLSTNPCGEIPLCAYDSCRLLAINLYSYVEKPFTPEASFNAELFAKHARIAQRIMDDIVDLEVEKVDAIIQKILDDPESLEVKGVELRLWENIRKKALQGRRTGIGITAEGDMLAALGLRYGSPEAISFSTEVHKLLALEVYRSSVDMAEERGAFEIYDAQREKDNPFIRRIAESAPKLYEKMTRVGRRNISMLTIAPTGSVSILTQTTSGIEPVFMVSYKRRRKVNPNDRNVTVSFVDEVGDSWEEYNVFHPRFETWLEVNGYDVNAVKSYPDDKLKAIIAKSPYYKATSNDIDWVSKVKMQGDIQKWVDHSISVTVNVPSDVTEELVSKIYQTAWESGCKGMTIYRDGSRSGVLISNDDKKKKKEDETEFRETNAPPRPKRLEADVVRFQNNYEKWIAVVGKLNGRPYEIFTGKADDFYLPPWVETGWVIREKNKGEKARYDFQFEDKQGYKVTIEGLSRSFNKEFWNYAKLISGILRHGMPLPYVIELVENLTLDTDNINTWKNGVVRALKRYIPDGTRAEGKLCPECNDTDSLVYQDGCLTCKSCGYSKCG